In Clupea harengus chromosome 23, Ch_v2.0.2, whole genome shotgun sequence, the sequence TAGACATTGTGTTGCTGCGTGTGCTTTGTTGGGCTTCTTAAGTTTCGTTGTGCGTTCTTGTGGACCATGGATCACCACCACCTTATCATTTCGCTTCATCTCCTCCCTATCCATCTGCCCCAAACCATCACTTCATCAAACTGTTGTTCTTTCTCCTTTTATAAGACAAGAATCACTGACCAATTTTTTTCCTCTGGTCTCTCATTTTTTGTTGATTTTATGTTGGATTTCATTTTGCTTATTTAAGAAACAGTTGAACGAACTACAACAAGAACACTGCCTGGTGGTTACGCTCACAAACCTGTCTTTTCAACAAGATCTTACCAGGCATGGTCGGCTGCTCCTATTACCGTCCCTGGGCAAGCAAAATGTGGACTGGGTTCCCTCTCCAGCTCACCTTCCACCACCCCATCTGCTTCTCCATTAAAGTCAGTCTGGTCGATACCGTCAGCATCGCCAATCAAGTCCACACTGGGAGCCTCCAATGTATCCCCAGCTAAATCAGTTTGTGATGTAGCCTCCCCTATCCGATCATACAGAACTATTGCATCCCCTATTAAGACTGTCGTGCAGCAAGGGCAGTATCCCATGCCAGTCTCTGCCAGTCTCATGCCCTCGCCCATTAAAACTGGCACAGACCCAACTTCAGTTAAAGCTCTCGCTGCCACACTTTCCTCAAGAGCTTTGCCTGCCGCGCAAGTAGGCTCCATGCTCGATCGATCTGCCATTTCAATGACCCCTCCCGATTCCCCCAAGTTGACTGTGAATATGTACAGTTCCAGTTTACCATTCAAATCAGTACTATCTTCAATGGCCACAACTCATTCAGTAAAAACGATATCAAGTTTGTCCACAGTCAAACCTCCTGCCGATGCAGTATCAGCACCAAAACCAACCCTATTCACCTCTGCCTTGTCCTCACCAGTTAAATCCACAGCTGCAGCTTCAGAAACGGCCATGCTTAATGGCTCTGTCTCCCCCATCAAATGCCCATCATCCTCCACTGCACCTCCTCGTATCCTCACAGGAGTTACCAGCAGCCTGCAGGAGAGGATACAGGCCACGACGCAGGCAGCTACATCGAGTGTCACCGCTGCCATCGACGAAGCTGAAAAATCATTCAACTCCTGCGGTGTCGCAAGTTACAGCACGCTTAAATCCATGTCCCCCTCCCTTAGAGCCAGTGTTGCCAGCTCTGTTTACTCAACGCTTAGATCCCACACAGccgcctccaccaccaccacagtaTCCTCCAGTACCATTACGGTACCCGTGTATTCCCTTGTGAATGTGTTACCTAATCCACAGCTGCCACACCCCCCAGAACCAATGTCAACATCAGACAGATCGGCAGCTGCACAACAAACGCACACTTCTGCCCAGTCCTCCACTCCCAGATCAAAGTCTACCCTGAAATCCTCACTGTTCCTGTCCCCCACGTCCCTCAAAGCAACCACTGCCTCCTCCTTGTCCCACAGTCAGGAAATACTCAGAGATGTTGCAGACATGAAAGAGGATCTGATGCGAATGACTGCCATCCTTCAAAGCGAAACCAGTTCAGCAGCTAAATGCTATCAGTCTCAGGCAGCCAAAGAGGCAAAGATAGAAGACGAGGAGCCTTTTAGTTTAGTTGAAAAAGTGAAAGAGGACCTAGTCAAAGTTAGCGAAATCCTCACGAAAGATGTGCTGAGCGAAGCAAAAGCTGCTGCCAGAGAGAGGACCACAGAGGAAGAGTGGGAAGAGTTTTCAAAAGATGAAATAGAAGATGCCAGACAGAGTGCATTGAGATCACTGCCCACGTTTAATCCCACACTCCCAGTTAGGCCGCAATCTGTGCCTGACAAAGACCTCAATTTAGCTAAAGTGGTAGACTATTTGACGTACGACATTGGTGCTAGCTCTCTGTCCAGAATGGCTGATGCCAAGTGCAGATATGAAGAGATGAAAAAAGACGGGGAGGAGAAACAGAAACGTGGCATCAAGCCCGAGCACAAGCTCAAAATGCCACCCTCGGGTATGCGTTCCTCCCCCTCTGAGAAAGACTTAAGCAAACTAGCCGATTCCTACACGGGCACAGACGCCATCCTCGAGTCCCCTGACGATTTCTCCCACGAGCAGGACAAGAGCCCCCTGTCAGACAGTGGTTTCGAAACGAGGAGTGATAAGACTCCCTCAGCACCTCAAAGTGCCGAGAGCACTGGGCCCAAACCTCTCTTCATAGACGTTCCCATTCCTCCTGTCATTACAGAGACCCGAACAGAGGTGGTACACATAAGGAGTTATGAGCACCCAGATGACCTTTGCGAGCCCATCATGGAAGAGGCAGCATCAggagcagctgctgcagagGCATTTGCACCTACATGTGGGGGGCCAGAACCGACAGTCAAGACCTTTCAGATGAAGGTGAACGGCGAGGAGGACTCCCTTATGAGCAAAAGCATGTGCCTGACAGAGGAAACACatatcaccaccaccacacggATGGTGTACCACAAACCACAGCTAACCGAGAGCAGTGGCGTCGGAATGGAGGAAACTATGTCAGTAAGAGACATCATGAAAGCATTCCAGTCGGGTCGAGACCCTTCCAAAGAATTGGCCGGCCTATTTGAACACAAAGCTGCCCAAGAGTCGATAAAAGGAGACGAGCTGTCTCCACGTTTCCTCGATAAAGACATGAAAGGGAAGCCTAAGGTGGAAAGGATAATCGAGGTTCACATAGAAAAGGGCAACACCTCGGACCCAACCGAGGTCATAATCAGAGAAACTAAGAAACATCCAGACTACCGCAGCATGAAGGAATTACTCGACAAAGCCGAGGGTGATTACGAGGTAATGCAGGAGGAGGACGACTTTGCCGCAGAGGAGTCACTGCCTTCTTACTTAGACACCTCGAGAGTCAACACTCCAGTCTCTCAGGAAGAGGACAGCCGCCCCAGCTCTGCTCAGCTCATGGCTGATGATTCTTACAAGACACTGAAGCTCCTGAGCCAGCACTCGGTAGAGTATCACGATGATGAGCAGTCAGAACTGAGGGGGGAGTCCTACAGATTTGCAGAGAAAATGCTCCTCTCAGAAAAACTAGACATTTCACATTCTGATACAGAGGAAGCTGTAGCAGACCAGGCCCGTGGCTTTCCAGCAGAGACACATGGGGCTGAAGGTCATGGCTATGGCGAGAGAGTGTCAGGCTCTAGGAAAGAGACTCTTCTTAAGTCCAAGGATGCATCAGACAAATCCGGTAAATTCTCTTCAAAAGATGAGCCATATGACAAATTGACCGTGTTGCATTACACAACAGAACCCGGCAGCCCCAAGCATGCAGTGTGGATGCGTTTCACCCAGGACAGgcaagacagaaacagagagaagctAATATACGAAGATCGCTTGGATCGAACTGTAAAGGAGGCAGAGGAAAAACTGAGTGAGGTCTCGCAGTTTTTCCGTGACAAAACAGAGAAACTGAACGACGAGCTTCAGTCACCAGAAAAGAAGCCTACCAAGAGGGTGCCGAGAGAGACTCGGTCTGGGCCCAGTTCCATGTGTAGTAGTCCGGAGAAAACACAGCAGAAGAGGGAAGCAAGTAGTGGCGAGGAGTGGGCAAGGGGAAGTATGAGAGAATCCTCAGTTGGGAAGTTGTTCGGAAGCGAGAGAAAAGTGCCAGTGTTCCTAGTAGTCCAGAGAGACGTTCCCAGTTTGAAACCAGGCAAGAAAAGCCTAAACAGGACAGTGAGGCACTACCAACAAAAGTCCCACCTCCCGTTGCAGTTAAGTCCTCCAAAGTTACCAGTGTACCTAGTAGTCCAGAGAGACGTTCTCAGTTTGAAACCAGAGAAGAAAAGCCTATACAGGACAGTGAGGCACTACCAACAAAAGTCCCACCTCCCGTTGCAGTTAAGTCCTCCAAAGTTACCAGTGTACCTAGTAGTCCAGAGAGACGTTCTCAGTTTGAAACCAGAGAAGAAAAGCCTATACAGGACAGTGAGGCACTACTAACAAAAGTCCCACCTCCCATTGCAGTTAAGTCCTCCAAAGTTACCGCTTTTAAACAGAAATTTGAAGCTGAGgcacaaaaacaagaaaaaagtgCTCCTGGATCACCAAAGACCCCAAGGAAACAGTTTCAGGAGAGTAAGCTACCAGTTTACCAGCCTTTTCAAGAGTCAAAAACAGCAAAAAGTCcctcagaggaggagaaaatcTCACCAAAAAAGACAGATATCGATAGAAATAGGGGGTCTATAGAACCACGTCCTGATGTCAATAAATCTGGAATATCTGTCACTGCCCCAAAACAATCAGTTGAACAACCATCTAATAAAAATGAACCACATTCGAAAGCTCAGAAGCACATGCAGAGTAGTAGTGTCAAAGCTTCAGACACTGGCAAGGAAGAGAAAAGGGCCTTTGAAATGCGTAGAGATAAAGATCAGTTACCTCAGAGCAAAATGCATGAGTCATCAAAAAGGGACAGTGGAGTTCAAAGTGCCGCATCCTCTGAAGGCAAAAGACTGCATACAAGAACTGATACAAGTACTTCTCCTTCGAGTGCTACACCCAAGAAAGTTTCTCCAGACATCATGCTCTCAGATGGTGCTGAGAGTGGTGACATGCAATCAAAGACCCTCAGAAAAAAGGCTGAATCTCAAATTCCTGTACGCACAAATGGCCCTTCAGATAGTGATCAATCCAGAAAAGTTAAGCAAGACACAACAGTGAAACAGTCAGAGAAAGGGCAGTCACAGATACCCACCCTACCTAAATCTAGAGTCCAGGGTAGATCTGAACTAGCTGGCCTAAAGTCCCAAGATTCAAGCTCTAGCACCCTCACTGATGCTGCTTCTGTGGAAGGCAAAGAGAGAACAACCATTGTTACAACACGAGAAGGTTTTAAAGGTCTTAAATCCTTGCCTGTTTATGTAAGTGTACAATCTGGGAAAGGTGACAAAGACTCTGGAGGCCAAAATGGCAGTCATAAAAAGATCATCACTTCTGAAAGCCGAACCATTTACACAGTAAAACAGAAGCAGGCCACACCCCCCCAAGCTAGCCCAGATGACGACACCTTAGAACAGGTGTCTTTTATAGATAGCTCTGGAAAGAGTCCCATGACCCCTGAAACCCCCAGTTCTGAAGAGGTCAGTTATGACCTCATGTCCCGAACCCCAGAGGCCCTAAGTTTCATGCCAGCTCATCCCAGTCCAATCCAAGAGTTGACGGAGGAATCGGAGGGCGAGGAGCAAGGAAAAGCCTTTTCATTCAAAGAATCTCCATTGGAGATTCCGAAAACCATTACTGTCGTTGCTGAGCCTAGTAATGCCAACACTGGACTGGTCGCTAAGGCTAGGCGAGTAGCTTACATAGAGtttcccccacccccgcccctgGAGGAGCAATCCCAACCCGAGCCTAAGGGCTCATCCTCAGATGCTGATACAGAAATGATGGAGGTGAACCTCCAGGAGGAACACGATAAGCATCTTCTTGCTGAGCCCATCATCAGAATTCAGCCCCCAACCCCTGTACCCCCAGGTACCGATGAGAGTAGCTCAAGCGAtgatgaatcagtttttcaacCCATTCGTTCAAAGAAATACAAATTTAAAGTGGATGAGGACAAAAAGGACAAGGAGTCCAAAACCAAAAAGCAGGACAAAAACGGAAACCACAAAGAACCCGGAGTTAATGGCACAGTAAAAGGAGATGATGATGACTACGAACAAAATGGGAATGACCAATCTCTAACAGACTGTTCGATAGCAACAACTGCAGAGTTCTCGCATGACACTGACGCGACCGAGGTAGACTCCCTTGATGGCTATGACCTtcaagatgaagatgatggctTATGTGACCAAAACGCAAAGCCGTTCAGTTTTGGAAATGATAATCGAAAGGACGTGTGGTCAACGGACACAATGCTTAGGCCAAGTGACCGTGTTTTTAGTCAAAATAAACTCGAGGTcattgaagaagaagaagagggcaAAAAGGCTAACGGAAACAGTGATCCATTTGACAAACAATTCGAAGAAGGAAAAGAATGTGTAAACATTGAAAAACAATCAAAACCAGATGGACATTCAGACACGTACTTTAGTTACAAATTAGAGGAGGAGTTTAACACTCCTTTCAAAACAGTTGCGACCAAAGGTTTGGACTTTGATCCTTGGTCCAGCAAGGGAGGAGATGATGAAGTGATTGACGCTAGAATTAAAGACGATGAGCCCAAGCCCTTTGGGTTAGCTGCAGATGACAAGTCTCAGGGCACGTCTCCTGACACGACTCCCGCTAGAACCCCAACCGACGACAGCACACCAACAAGCGAGCCTAACCCTTTCCCCTTCCACGAAGGGAAGATGTTTGAGATGACTCGCAGTGGCGCAATTGACATGAGCAAGCGGGATTTTGTTGAAGAGAGACTGCAGTTTTTTCAGATTGGTGAGCATTCCCACGAAGGGAAGTCGGGTGGGGAGGGGGCAAGAACGTTAGAGACAGCCATGCCTGAGGCAAGTGAGAAAGATCAGTTTCATGCTAGCAGTGCCACACTAGCCTCGTGTAGTATCATTCAAATTACCACTGACAGACGGGACACAACATTCAGTAACAACACTCAGGACTCATCTTCAGACACCATCACAGCTTCCAAAGTCCAGTCTAAATTGTGTTCTACCTTTAAAGTTGGGGTCCCGATGACATCAGTCTTGACAATGGTTGGTGATTACGCGAATCAGAGAGACTTTAAATCAAAGTCATCAGATGATGCTGGGCTTAGTGGGCTAGAATCGAGCATAGGGAGTCAGTCTTTTCAAAGCACAGAGATCTCTCAGCCAGGGCGAAGAGGACATTTTCAAACAGAGAACTGTAACAGTAATAACCTGGAGCTTTCGAACACTGAACCTGATTTCATTCAGCAAGGCAGCGTAGTGTTTAATCAAATCTCTTTTTCAGACCTCAGTCAAACCCAGCCAGTAAGCACATCTGAGAATGTATTCATCAGGGACCACACAGTCAAAGTTGAAGGGAACAAAATTCAAAGTgaacacattaaaacaaaatcCGGGAACATTAAGGAAGCTCAGCCAAAGTCTAGATTGCCAGTAAGAGCACCCTTGTCATCACCTTGCAGCCAGAGTACTTCAGCTGGAAATAAGCAGAAACCAAAACAGGCAGTAAGGCCAATTGTCAGGCCTGTAGTTCGAGAAAGATTGGATCCTTTCCCAAATACAAAACCCAAAACCAGAATTCCAATCAAAGTTAAAACAGTCAGCACTTCATCACAGAGGGAGGTAAAATCAGGGACAGCGAAAGCCACATCGTCAATCAGTAGAACCACTAGTGCaggagcgagggagaaagaaaggggcaAAAAGCAACAGGCACCCTCAAGGTTACCCATCAAGGACAGGTCAAGCAGGTCAACCTTGGGTCCTAGCACCAGAAGCAGTTCATCCAGTCAGACGAGCAGAGTAGGGCAGTCTCGTCTGGCCAGTAGCGCCTCAGCAGAGAAGCACAAGGGAGCCAGTAGGGGCCGGGTAAAACTCGGAGACCGCCAGTCCAACGAAGACACAAAGATGCAGGCAGACACGTCCGTTGATGATGACAGCACGTCCAGGAACACCTCACTGTCAGACGCCTCTCAGTCCACCCATACATCCAGGTCTGCTAGAGACGTGAGGGCAGAGGTTGAGCAGGCcgacagagaaaggaggaggaggaggaggaggaagagtagcTGCAGGACTGATGGGAGTGAAGGCAGTCAGGTTGAGGGGCCCCAGAAGGCCCCCAGCGTGGAGAACGAGCCTAGTTTGTAAAACTTTCCACTTGATTGATCTTAGTGCATGAGCCGTTGTGATTTGCCTGTGACGTGACTAGCCGTCATTCTGTCATTTGTCAtccgtgtgtacgtgtgtctcaGAGTCGGGTCTTTGTACTGTACTTTTTACTATCAAAGTAGTCAGATGCTGCAGCATGCTAGATTGACTGACTGCCGCGTTGGACGATTGGCTGGTCCTCGCCATGTGGTTTGTACTAGTGTCTGTGCAGGTGGAGAGGGTCTAGCTTACAGAGCCATGCAAACACGCAATCCTATCCTAGCACAGCACTCAAGTTTTGCTCGCATGTGTAGTTTCATTTGACACCTGTGAAATTCACTTTTGATCTCAACTTGAACGCATATCGTAGCTCTAGAGGTGTTTGACTCGTGTTTGTTcgattgtttgtgttttccttgtGGGGGTTGTTTTAATTTTGTTTCTGGTGGTAAGCTTCGCCAAGTAGAGGGTTTGCCTGGTAGAGTTGTAGGATCATAAATCTAACCTCTTGTGAAACTGAGTACTGAACAAACTGTGATTAATTGTGTTTTTACCCCTTTCTAGTCATTCTGTCTTTTCCTAGCATTAATTACAGTCTGTTTCGATCGATATTTACCTTTTAAAGGAATATTCTGGAAAAAAACACTAACTTTAGAACTTACTATATGCAGTTGATCATCCTCTGCAGGTCTGTGGTTCCATCTTTTAGAGGAAGCAATTTTACAGCATAGCATGCGGTTAAAAACATGAAACTAAAGTCTAAGTGAAATCATCACACTTGTTGATAAAAACTAAAACTGGTCATCCACGTTCTCCACAATCATTTTGGTTGGTTGcaggaacaaaacaaaagattaaAGGAATGATCCACCACATACTGACAAGGCCTTTTGACTATTCAAAATTATTTGTTAAAGAAAAACTTACAaaaactgagaaaatgtcacagaTTTGCTCACTTgtaagtttttttttggtttgttttggctAAATGCTTAAATTGAAGGCTTCTCAGTACATAGTGGATCACTacgctaacatgctaacatgtttattaataacTTGCCCAAACATGCATTGGATGATAAACTGGATTTTATACAGGTGGGAAAATCTGAATCAATTAGATTTTTTCCCTGGAATATTCCTTTAGCCTTAAGTATAAGATAACTCCTAAAGGCATAAGAAACACAGTATAGACAAAACCAGACATTTCTGAATTGTTATTTTAAAAGATGTTTGGGCAGAAAGGGGTTTTGTCTTTCTTAAATATCAATATACCACCTGTATAAATCCACAAGTGGATGTTAACTAGCCTCCGTCTGTCCTCCAGGCCCTCAGAGTCCCTGTGAGAGGACAGATTTGCGTATGGCCATTGTTGCTGACCATCTCGGCCTGAGCTGGACAGGTAAGGACCAACCGAGAGAAATGTCTCCACCTGGTGGACAAAAGTGTACCTGTTAATTTCAAGTCGCAACGCAATGACATTTCATCCTGAAGTTTgataaacaaaaatataaagaaAAGGAAATAAACATAGCCACATATGGCTGTATCTGTTATCAATAGTCTGCTGATAAGCAGGGTTTAGCTCATCCTGTGGCGGCGCTTGGATTAGTGACAAGTGCTGGCTTGAGACTCagcgtgtggtgtgtgatgggcATGCTGGGAGAAGGGTGTGccatctgcagtgtgtgtggacctgcCTGCACTGCAGCACTGCGCACATGTgtcaggggagggagggagagagagagagagagagagagagagagagatggagtgggggtgagaaagagggagagagaggggctagagaaatggaggggagagagacagaaagagagagggagggaaagagagggtaagacagacagacagagagagagagactgagggagggaggagttgtatgacagagagagagagatttagggagagaggagtggtatgacagagagagagaaagagagagggctaaTCTATTTTTAATGTGTTGCAGAGCTGGCCAGGGAAATAAATTTCTCTGTAGATGAGATCAATCACATCCGGGTGGAAAACCCCAACTCTCTGACAGCTCAGAGCTTCATGCTCCTAAAGAAATGGGTTAACCGCGATGGTAAAAATGCCACAAGTGAGTATGTTTACGTTAGCTGTCGCTAGATGTCTCTTGTCAGTTTACCTCACAATACACATTTCAAATCACAAGCTAATAGTAGTTTTAAAAATCAtctttttgaaaatgaattacTGACTCATGGCTTAAATCAAGACACTATCCCCTACTGTAGACACAAAACAtgccccttcacacacacaaacacacacacacacacacacacacacagacaaacacacatgcacacatacataatataAAAGAGCGAGTGGGCGTTAGCCGGTGCCTGCTGTGTGGTGACGTCAGTGTAGCAGATTGCTGCAAAATGTCTGTGTATTAAAGGTTATCCAGAGTATCAGCTATCTAAAGACCACGTCCATCTGCAAAAATGAATTATGTATGTTCATCTAACAATTCAATTAGGCCAATTTATGTACCATGTTATTTATCTCTATTGATGTTGTTCCATATGACGTATTAGCTGTCTTACACATACAATAACTTATTTAATGAACTTGGAATGAACTGTATTTTACAAATTGTTTATAACCATTTGCTatgtttgattttgttttcaGCGGATGCCTTAACCGCAGCCCTGACAAAGATCAATCGGATGGATATTGTGACCTTGCTGGAAGGGCCAATATTTGACTATGGTAACATTTCAGGCACACGGTGTTTTGCAGATGATAACGCAGTTTCCCTGGATCAGGCGGATGGTAAAGTTTAGCTCCATCTAGCTGAACTCTATCGCTCCTCTTACTCTTCTTCTATCAGATCGGTGTAGAATTAACGACAGGCACCCCCGTTCAAAAGTTCAGCTTTAAAATGCTAAActctataaataaacacattagaTTTGAATCGAAACAGAATCGCCAGAGATATCTGCACTGccattttctatttctttctgcCTGATATTTGGTGGCCGTCTTCAGATCATGCCCTGGAGGCGGTGTGATAAACTTACTTTATGTGTCACTGTATTCTGATGTGTGTAGACAAGAATAAGGCACAGAGCTTCATTGGCTCTCAATGCAGGCCTTTGCCACCAATCTCAAGCCCTTCTGTTTATGTTTCAGAGTGGGATTTACCTCCCCGATAAGGAACAGTAGAAACATAATTAATTATCTGACGTTTTATTGTCAGTATCTTGAGATGGGCTTGAGATTTGATCAGTATTTGCTTTACTGGtgattatgtttatgtgtatatgttattTAATGATAAAATGGAAAGCCGTAAACTAGTATATTGGCTGTTTTACTGGCCTTTAATTTGAAAAAAGCAATACTTTGCAACatacatgaaaacataattatgataGCAGCCTAGCTTATAAGGCATGAATGCTTCTGTCACTGCttttctgtccctttctctcactttctctgtatATTAACAGTACTACTATACTTTTAATATGAAGCTCTGACGTTAGCATGGCTTTGGCTACAGTGgaatgtgtgcttgttttgaaGTGGCCGTTTtgaataaacaaaacagaagcaAAAACAAGCTTTTTTAAGTCCAACATCCCTGGTTTCTCTGAACCTTCCTGGTAGCGTGCTTCCTCTGCAAAACCAGACCACCTGCTTCCTCCACATGCAAAATGGCCGCCGCGCCAGTAACACAAGCTGCACTTCCTAACCCGCTCAGCGCAGAGAGTGCGTAGCGTAGGCTAACCCTCCAAAGCAGAGGCATCACCACCgcccgctctctttctctctctctctctctcttgttcacaAGGCTCTAACCTGCTGGCGACTCTGGCTTCCTGCTATAGCTCCCCCAACCTCCACAGTCCAGTTTCACTCATACCAAAACACATCTCACTGCAGCAATGCTAGTGTAAattcaccctcaccctctctaaTAACATCTTTCACACAGACCTGTTCTCCTTCATACTAACCTCAtcaatctgtttgtttttttgtttgtttgtctgcttgTTTATCTCACCTTGATTGGCCTTCACACCCTTTTCCTGCATTCACCATGTTAGTTCCAGAAGTTTCCTTAGCTGAAAGCTCCTCAAAGCGTCCTCGCCCTAAATCATTGTCTACCTCAACTTCCCCACCCTCAAGCACACTTCATAGTCCTCACCCTATAGCTCCCTCACCCCCTTCCCCACCCTCAAGCACACTTCAGAGTCCTCACCCTGTAGCTCCCTCACCCCCTTCCCCATCACCATCTACCTCCACAAGTGTTCCCGAAAGTTCTTGTCAAACCATACTGACCCCCACCTTGTCTTCCTCACCCTCACCTTCTGATCTCTCATTTTCTTCTAACACATCATCCATACCTGAGATTACCTCCCCTCAACCCATGTCTCCTACACCCTCCTCCCCTAATCCCTCATCCCCTACCCCCTCATCCCCTAATCCCTTATCCCCTACCCCCTCAAGTGTTCCTCATTGTCCAGCTGTTGTCCTTACGCCGCCCCCATCTGGTCTACCCCCACACCTACAACTTGATCCTACAGTACCTGAGATTTATCTTTAATGTTAGATCAACCTTTTTCAGAATACTCTATGTTAGTAAGCACTTACTATGGactatgtatgtaccttaataACGTAGTCCGACATACATCATACTATGATATGAACCTTTTAAATAACATAGTCCGACATTCAACATCATACTCTATTATGAATCTTTTAAATAACATAGTCCGACATTCAACATCATACTCTATTATGAACCTTTTAAATAACATAGTCAGACATACAACATCATACTCTATATACTCGACGGTATTATGTACCGTTTTAATATTTTTAGGAGACAATGTTGCATTTAACACAGTTATCAATCACCTTCCATCAACATTAATATATTTGTAGTTTT encodes:
- the ank3b gene encoding ankyrin-3 isoform X27; this encodes MTGEVDKYLGPQDLRELGDDSLPQEGYVGFSIGARTASPKVSLRSFSSDRSNTLNRSSFTRDSMMIEEILAPTKDTGLCKEIPFLVDPQNKHLAAAREHDTDSLRRYSWTADTLDNVNLVSSPIHSGFSSPLPQYDSRFLVSFMVDARGGSMRGSRHNGMRIIIPPRKCTAPTRITCRLVKRHKLASPPPMVEGEGLASRLVEVGPAGAQFLGPVIVEIPHFGSLRGKERELILLRSENGEAWKEHQYDCKIEDLNQLLNGMDEELESSEELERKRICRIITKDFPQYFAVVSRIKQESNQMGPEGGHLASKTVPLVQASFPEGALTKKIRVGLQAQPVPDDMVKKTLGNRATFSPIVTVEPRRRKFHKPITMTIPVPPLSGEGVTNGYKGDSTPCLRLLCSITGGTSPAQWEDITGTTPLTFMHDCVSFTTNVSARFWLADCHQIPETVGLATQLYRDLICVPYMAKFVVFAKMNDPVESSLRCFCMTDDKVDKTLEQQENFEEVARSKDIEVLEGRPVYVDCYGNLAPLTKAGQLLVLNFYAFKENRLPFCVKVRDNGQEPCGRLSFLRDSKPSKSIPQTAVCNLNITLPALKKDMDSDPEEETEKPERRHTFASLALRKRYSYLSEPATKTVERTTTRTLPGGYAHKPVFSTRSYQAWSAAPITVPGQAKCGLGSLSSSPSTTPSASPLKSVWSIPSASPIKSTLGASNVSPAKSVCDVASPIRSYRTIASPIKTVVQQGQYPMPVSASLMPSPIKTGTDPTSVKALAATLSSRALPAAQVGSMLDRSAISMTPPDSPKLTVNMYSSSLPFKSVLSSMATTHSVKTISSLSTVKPPADAVSAPKPTLFTSALSSPVKSTAAASETAMLNGSVSPIKCPSSSTAPPRILTGVTSSLQERIQATTQAATSSVTAAIDEAEKSFNSCGVASYSTLKSMSPSLRASVASSVYSTLRSHTAASTTTTVSSSTITVPVYSLVNVLPNPQLPHPPEPMSTSDRSAAAQQTHTSAQSSTPRSKSTLKSSLFLSPTSLKATTASSLSHSQEILRDVADMKEDLMRMTAILQSETSSAAKCYQSQAAKEAKIEDEEPFSLVEKVKEDLVKVSEILTKDVLSEAKAAARERTTEEEWEEFSKDEIEDARQSALRSLPTFNPTLPVRPQSVPDKDLNLAKVVDYLTYDIGASSLSRMADAKCRYEEMKKDGEEKQKRGIKPEHKLKMPPSGMRSSPSEKDLSKLADSYTGTDAILESPDDFSHEQDKSPLSDSGFETRSDKTPSAPQSAESTGPKPLFIDVPIPPVITETRTEVVHIRSYEHPDDLCEPIMEEAASGAAAAEAFAPTCGGPEPTVKTFQMKVNGEEDSLMSKSMCLTEETHITTTTRMVYHKPQLTESSGVGMEETMSVRDIMKAFQSGRDPSKELAGLFEHKAAQESIKGDELSPRFLDKDMKGKPKVERIIEVHIEKGNTSDPTEVIIRETKKHPDYRSMKELLDKAEGDYEVMQEEDDFAAEESLPSYLDTSRVNTPVSQEEDSRPSSAQLMADDSYKTLKLLSQHSVEYHDDEQSELRGESYRFAEKMLLSEKLDISHSDTEEAVADQARGFPAETHGAEGHGYGERVSGSRKETLLKSKDASDKSGKFSSKDEPYDKLTVLHYTTEPGSPKHAVWMRFTQDRQDRNREKLIYEDRLDRTVKEAEEKLSEVSQFFRDKTEKLNDELQSPEKKPTKRVPRETRSGPSSMCSSPEKTQQKREASSGEEWARGSMRESSVGKLFGSERKVPVFLVVQRDVPSLKPGKKSLNRTVRHYQQKSHLPLQLSPPKLPVYLVVQRDVLSLKPEKKSLYRTVRHYQQKSHLPLQLSPPKLPVYLVVQRDVLSLKPEKKSLYRTVRHY